One segment of Niabella beijingensis DNA contains the following:
- a CDS encoding sugar MFS transporter, producing MEQQSNKPIISIGVLFFIFGFITWVCSVLIPYLQLACELNNFQAQLVSFAFYISYFVMALPGGWILKYTGFKKGISLGLFIMMCGSLLFIPGALYRTYPFFLAGLFVQGAGLAILQTAANPYVTVLGPAESAARRMSIMGICNGFAGILAPYILGKIVLDDADAVKTQVEALGTMEKEAALNALASKVMLPYGIIAAALLLLSIWFYKISLPEPEEEKAEENAASAQPDRKSVLQYPQLLLGVVTLFLYVGVEVIAGNTIISYGAWTGIALNTAKFFSSFTLFCMLIGYIIGIICIPRYCSQVQALTVSAVLGIIFSLAAIHTTGVVSVVFIALLGLANSLMWPSIWPLAITGLGRHTKTGSALLIMAIAGGALVPLLYGRLSDVFDPKLAYWIVVPCYIAIGLYALFSRARLKKIKSIAGQTGADHKEVSVALKPE from the coding sequence ATGGAACAGCAATCAAATAAACCGATCATCAGCATCGGCGTGTTATTCTTTATTTTCGGATTTATCACCTGGGTCTGTTCGGTACTGATCCCGTATCTGCAGCTTGCCTGCGAGCTTAATAATTTTCAGGCGCAGCTGGTCTCCTTTGCTTTTTATATTTCTTATTTCGTAATGGCGCTTCCCGGGGGATGGATCTTAAAATACACCGGATTTAAAAAAGGGATCTCATTGGGCTTGTTTATCATGATGTGCGGATCCCTGCTGTTTATTCCCGGGGCCTTATACCGGACCTATCCCTTTTTCCTGGCAGGTCTTTTTGTACAGGGGGCCGGACTGGCCATACTGCAAACAGCTGCGAATCCTTATGTGACGGTATTGGGCCCGGCAGAGAGCGCTGCCAGAAGGATGAGCATCATGGGGATCTGTAACGGTTTTGCCGGAATCCTCGCCCCCTATATCCTGGGCAAGATCGTGCTGGATGATGCAGATGCCGTTAAAACACAGGTGGAAGCACTGGGCACGATGGAGAAAGAAGCGGCGTTAAATGCACTGGCATCAAAAGTGATGCTGCCCTATGGTATCATCGCTGCCGCGCTGCTGCTATTGAGTATCTGGTTTTATAAGATCTCCTTGCCGGAACCGGAAGAGGAAAAGGCCGAAGAAAATGCTGCATCCGCACAGCCGGATAGAAAGAGCGTGCTGCAATATCCGCAATTGTTGCTGGGCGTAGTAACACTGTTCCTGTATGTGGGTGTGGAGGTGATCGCGGGGAACACGATCATCAGTTATGGTGCCTGGACGGGGATCGCATTGAATACGGCCAAATTCTTTTCTTCCTTTACATTGTTTTGTATGCTGATCGGTTATATCATCGGCATTATTTGTATACCCCGGTATTGCTCCCAGGTACAGGCATTGACGGTGTCTGCGGTGCTGGGCATCATTTTTTCACTGGCCGCCATCCATACCACCGGTGTGGTGTCGGTGGTTTTTATTGCGTTACTCGGACTGGCAAATTCGCTGATGTGGCCGTCGATCTGGCCGCTGGCGATCACCGGTCTGGGCCGGCATACCAAAACGGGGTCTGCCCTGCTGATCATGGCCATCGCCGGAGGGGCGCTGGTTCCGCTTTTGTACGGAAGATTATCGGATGTATTTGATCCGAAGCTGGCCTACTGGATCGTAGTGCCCTGCTATATCGCAATTGGACTGTATGCGCTTTTTAGCCGGGCACGCCTGAAAAAAATAAAAAGTATTGCCGGGCAGACTGGGGCCGATCACAAGGAGGTATCTGTAGCACTAAAACCGGAGTAA
- a CDS encoding N-acetylmuramic acid 6-phosphate etherase, which yields MNRITEQPSLYNNLENRSVEELVTWINQEDAKVAGAIEKALPQVTELIKEIVRTLKGGGRMFYLGAGSGGRLSVLDAIELPTTYGIEPDRVNVILAGGVDKLVLALEEKEDDVADALEQIRKAGISANDFVLGISASGTTPFVLAGLKEAGRLGAGTGCIVSNPGSPVAAQAKWPVEVITGPEFITGSTRMKCGTAQKMLFDMISTTVMIRLGRVEDNSMVNVKLINDKITDRAVKILMKKAGIDNYEEAKALLLSNGSVKKALLQLREGSKQ from the coding sequence ATGAATCGTATTACAGAACAGCCTTCTCTTTACAATAACCTGGAAAACCGCTCCGTTGAAGAACTCGTTACCTGGATCAACCAGGAAGATGCCAAAGTAGCCGGGGCCATAGAAAAGGCACTGCCGCAGGTTACGGAACTGATAAAAGAAATCGTGCGTACGCTAAAAGGAGGGGGGAGAATGTTCTACCTCGGTGCGGGCAGTGGTGGCCGGTTATCGGTGCTGGATGCCATCGAACTTCCCACTACCTATGGCATAGAACCAGACCGTGTGAATGTGATCCTGGCGGGAGGCGTAGACAAGCTGGTGCTGGCACTGGAAGAAAAGGAAGATGATGTAGCGGATGCGCTGGAGCAGATCCGGAAGGCAGGCATTTCTGCAAATGATTTTGTGTTGGGGATTTCTGCCAGCGGAACAACCCCTTTTGTTCTGGCAGGGTTAAAGGAAGCAGGCCGCCTTGGTGCGGGAACCGGCTGTATTGTGAGCAATCCCGGGTCACCGGTTGCAGCACAGGCAAAATGGCCGGTGGAGGTCATTACCGGACCGGAATTCATCACCGGAAGCACCCGGATGAAATGCGGTACGGCACAGAAGATGTTGTTTGATATGATCTCAACAACAGTAATGATCCGGCTGGGCCGTGTGGAAGACAACAGCATGGTCAATGTAAAGCTGATCAATGATAAAATAACCGACAGAGCGGTTAAAATACTGATGAAAAAAGCAGGCATTGATAATTATGAGGAAGCAAAAGCGCTGCTTCTGTCCAACGGAAGTGTGAAAAAGGCACTGCTGCAATTGCGCGAAGGTTCAAAACAATAG
- a CDS encoding glycoside hydrolase family 172 protein, which yields MKKYIVCFIAFFPLLLSGQELFQFPEDTETSWVSFENPTGKKGQGGKENNGAKGHAWDNIQPGQSKELFNVHTTGIIKRIWMTIADRSPRTLRSVRIDIYWDGAERPAVSAPLGDFFGMGLGRMTAFQNAFFSEAEGKSFNCFIPMPFKKEARIVLTNESPAVQTLFFDVNFLKVKSLEKGALYFHTFWSNNVHTSLGDDFAVLPEIQGQGRFLGANFGIITDSSYGNSWWGEGEVKIYLDGDHTYPSLVGTGTEDYLGTGWGQGTFVNDYTGCLSADEKSRCWTFYRYHVPDPVYFKNNCRVSVQQMGGDNLAGVRSIFKKGAALIPVSVTASDYGKQWNLAAMKQPPALTDSHFPNGWVNFFRKDNYSATAYFYLDKPESGLPLLQPLKERLTGIAN from the coding sequence ATGAAAAAATATATAGTATGCTTTATCGCATTTTTTCCCTTGCTGTTATCGGGGCAGGAGCTGTTTCAGTTTCCTGAAGATACGGAAACCTCCTGGGTGAGTTTTGAAAACCCTACGGGCAAAAAGGGACAGGGCGGCAAAGAGAATAACGGAGCCAAGGGACATGCCTGGGATAATATACAACCGGGACAAAGTAAGGAGCTGTTCAATGTGCATACTACCGGTATTATTAAACGGATATGGATGACCATTGCCGATCGTTCGCCAAGGACACTGCGATCGGTACGTATCGATATCTACTGGGATGGCGCCGAACGTCCGGCTGTTAGTGCGCCGCTGGGCGATTTTTTTGGTATGGGCCTGGGCAGGATGACGGCATTCCAGAATGCTTTTTTCTCGGAGGCGGAAGGAAAATCTTTTAATTGCTTTATCCCTATGCCATTTAAAAAAGAAGCAAGGATCGTGCTCACCAATGAGTCCCCAGCTGTACAAACCCTTTTCTTTGATGTGAATTTTCTCAAAGTGAAATCACTGGAGAAGGGAGCCCTGTATTTTCATACTTTCTGGAGTAACAATGTGCATACTTCATTGGGGGATGACTTTGCGGTCCTCCCTGAGATACAGGGCCAGGGACGCTTCCTGGGGGCGAATTTCGGAATTATAACGGACAGCAGCTATGGGAACAGCTGGTGGGGTGAAGGCGAGGTGAAAATTTATCTGGATGGGGATCATACTTATCCCAGCCTCGTGGGAACGGGTACTGAAGACTATCTGGGGACAGGATGGGGGCAGGGAACATTTGTGAATGATTATACCGGTTGCCTGTCGGCGGATGAAAAAAGCAGGTGCTGGACATTTTACCGCTACCATGTTCCCGATCCGGTTTATTTTAAGAATAACTGCAGGGTATCGGTTCAGCAAATGGGGGGAGATAACCTGGCGGGTGTCCGTAGTATCTTTAAAAAGGGAGCGGCTTTAATTCCGGTATCCGTAACGGCTTCCGATTACGGAAAGCAATGGAACCTGGCAGCTATGAAGCAGCCGCCGGCGCTGACCGACAGCCATTTTCCCAATGGATGGGTGAATTTCTTTAGAAAGGATAACTATTCCGCAACGGCATACTTCTATCTCGACAAACCGGAAAGCGGTCTTCCGCTGCTTCAGCCACTGAAGGAGCGCCTGACGGGTATTGCGAATTGA
- a CDS encoding BT_3987 domain-containing protein, with the protein MRLLFPHLILILLLVTGCSKEVILHTDVSDLHQYGKIYMPQATRGLIEKRVQLTDAPDTILVNGFLGGVYPAGAEIQLTVKVDPALVDRYNQLNGTSFQAMPAEGYAIQNEAAVIRPGSNSTAPVAILIRKAGILEPFVSYLLPVMITKGAGQEGILDTAQNCAYFKITGSYVQGQVPRVKAASLGTAAGSVIIDFGARFLLADKVSANLLMYTPDETGVFNQAPATLGTGFDAFNAIVYFNQTKLLTRFKDGGQDIQQFPISPDGVIDPSGVRVIGWGWGGALELFTFKNLVIARGGNGELTRYPLNPDGNWDFGRIAVIGTGWNIFKQILAYGNSLLAVKENGELVQYPITDDGIIGSPNTVGSGWNRFEKIIVSGTDLLCLEANGDLYRYKFNPAGFWPL; encoded by the coding sequence ATGCGTTTGCTTTTTCCGCATCTTATTCTGATCCTGCTGCTCGTTACCGGCTGCAGCAAGGAGGTCATACTTCATACCGATGTATCCGATCTGCACCAGTACGGAAAGATCTATATGCCGCAGGCCACCCGGGGGCTTATTGAGAAAAGAGTGCAGCTTACCGACGCCCCCGACACCATCCTGGTGAACGGGTTTTTAGGCGGTGTATATCCCGCCGGTGCTGAAATTCAGCTGACGGTTAAGGTGGATCCTGCGCTGGTGGACCGGTACAACCAGCTGAACGGGACTTCATTTCAGGCAATGCCGGCAGAAGGATATGCCATACAAAATGAGGCCGCCGTCATCCGCCCCGGTTCCAACAGCACCGCTCCGGTTGCGATCCTGATCCGTAAGGCAGGCATCCTTGAACCGTTTGTATCATACCTGCTTCCTGTTATGATCACAAAGGGTGCCGGTCAGGAGGGGATCCTGGATACTGCCCAGAACTGCGCCTATTTTAAGATCACCGGCTCCTATGTACAGGGACAGGTGCCGCGGGTAAAAGCGGCTTCACTGGGAACGGCCGCCGGGTCCGTGATCATCGATTTCGGAGCGCGTTTTTTGCTGGCCGACAAAGTGTCTGCAAACCTGCTGATGTATACGCCGGATGAAACAGGCGTATTTAATCAGGCGCCTGCCACATTAGGTACCGGCTTCGATGCGTTCAATGCGATCGTATACTTTAATCAGACAAAACTCCTGACGCGGTTTAAGGACGGGGGCCAGGATATACAGCAATTTCCCATTAGCCCGGATGGTGTCATTGATCCTTCCGGTGTCCGGGTGATCGGCTGGGGCTGGGGTGGTGCGCTGGAATTGTTTACATTTAAGAACCTTGTTATTGCACGCGGTGGCAATGGGGAGCTCACACGCTACCCGCTGAACCCCGATGGTAACTGGGATTTCGGACGGATCGCGGTCATCGGCACGGGCTGGAATATTTTTAAACAGATCCTTGCTTACGGCAACTCATTACTGGCGGTGAAGGAAAACGGGGAACTGGTCCAGTATCCCATAACGGATGACGGGATCATCGGTTCGCCTAATACGGTGGGTTCCGGCTGGAACCGGTTCGAAAAGATCATCGTGTCCGGTACCGATCTGCTGTGCCTGGAAGCCAATGGCGATCTGTACCGCTATAAATTCAACCCGGCAGGTTTCTGGCCGCTTTAA
- a CDS encoding RagB/SusD family nutrient uptake outer membrane protein, which translates to MKIRFVVVLCLIGLLGACKKSFLDKQPDESITIEEAFKKRNYAEAFLTDAYASMGNELYFTDYLGTSPNPYVIASDELNIPWPEKFEKLMNKGAWNPYNVAGQHWKNMFEGIRKCNIFLKNIPITPLDAVFTQAQKNRWIGEARFLRAFYYFTLIRIYGGVPLVKEPVALTDDFTRFKRNTWDECVDFIVKECDTAVTVLPIKLTDDRDIGRATAAAALALKARLLLYTASPLWNGNPDYRNVVDKDGVRLFTQQQDDNRWAVAAEAAKECIDKCEAAGYELFRKYPDPIKNYQQLFLENHNTEVLFARNCGVDGVTEKCAFPGSKGGWNGYNPTQQMVDAYEMQDGKAPITGYNTDGSPKIDPASGYVEAGFAVADDPEGRWLKGVRMMYTNREPRFYASINFNGGYFIDRRLEIWYSGADGQYRGGRDYNTTGYLLKKAVDPTVNISQGKFSLKTWIFFRLAELYLDYAEALNEAQGPVNDVYVFVNKIRDRAGLPALPGGLSKEAMREKIRHERRIELSFETHRYFDCHRWKIAAQTEGGPVYGMNITTGTALNDESFYKRVVVETRVFQAPKHYLFPIPQSEIDKNPNLLQSPYW; encoded by the coding sequence ATGAAAATACGTTTTGTTGTTGTTCTTTGTCTGATCGGACTGCTCGGCGCCTGTAAAAAAAGCTTCCTGGATAAGCAGCCGGATGAATCGATCACCATAGAAGAGGCATTTAAGAAAAGAAATTATGCGGAGGCTTTTTTAACCGATGCGTATGCATCTATGGGTAATGAATTGTACTTTACAGATTACCTGGGTACCTCGCCCAACCCCTATGTTATCGCATCGGATGAGCTCAACATTCCCTGGCCGGAAAAGTTTGAAAAGCTGATGAATAAAGGCGCCTGGAATCCTTACAATGTAGCAGGGCAGCATTGGAAGAACATGTTTGAAGGCATCCGCAAATGCAATATATTTTTAAAGAACATTCCCATTACCCCGCTGGATGCGGTGTTTACACAAGCTCAGAAGAACCGGTGGATCGGGGAAGCACGGTTCTTACGGGCCTTTTATTATTTTACTTTGATACGGATCTATGGAGGGGTTCCTCTGGTAAAAGAACCGGTAGCGCTCACCGATGATTTTACCCGGTTCAAACGCAATACCTGGGATGAGTGTGTTGATTTCATTGTTAAGGAATGTGATACTGCGGTTACGGTTTTGCCGATTAAATTAACAGACGACCGCGACATCGGAAGGGCAACTGCTGCGGCCGCACTGGCGCTTAAGGCAAGACTGTTATTATATACGGCAAGTCCGCTCTGGAACGGCAACCCGGATTACCGCAATGTGGTGGACAAGGACGGTGTAAGACTTTTTACCCAGCAGCAGGATGACAACCGGTGGGCCGTGGCTGCCGAAGCGGCTAAAGAATGCATCGATAAATGCGAGGCGGCGGGTTATGAGTTGTTCCGTAAGTATCCTGATCCGATAAAGAATTACCAGCAGCTGTTCCTGGAAAATCACAATACAGAAGTATTGTTTGCGCGGAACTGTGGTGTGGACGGTGTTACGGAAAAATGTGCTTTCCCCGGAAGCAAGGGAGGCTGGAACGGTTATAATCCCACGCAGCAAATGGTGGACGCCTATGAAATGCAGGATGGTAAGGCACCCATCACCGGTTATAATACCGATGGTTCACCAAAAATTGATCCAGCTTCGGGTTATGTGGAAGCTGGTTTTGCCGTGGCGGATGATCCGGAAGGACGCTGGTTAAAAGGAGTACGTATGATGTACACCAATCGTGAGCCCCGCTTTTACGCCAGCATCAATTTCAACGGCGGCTATTTTATCGACCGCCGGCTGGAGATCTGGTATTCGGGCGCAGATGGTCAGTACCGCGGCGGAAGGGATTATAACACGACCGGGTATCTGTTAAAAAAGGCGGTTGATCCAACCGTGAATATCAGCCAGGGAAAATTTTCTTTAAAGACCTGGATCTTTTTCCGGCTGGCGGAACTATACCTGGACTATGCCGAGGCGCTTAACGAAGCACAGGGACCGGTGAACGATGTGTATGTTTTTGTAAATAAGATAAGGGACCGGGCCGGTCTGCCTGCATTGCCGGGCGGATTGTCGAAAGAAGCGATGCGGGAAAAGATCCGCCATGAGCGCCGTATCGAGCTTTCCTTTGAAACCCACCGGTATTTCGACTGCCATCGCTGGAAGATCGCGGCGCAAACGGAAGGCGGCCCCGTATATGGTATGAATATTACAACCGGCACGGCGCTGAATGATGAAAGTTTTTATAAGCGCGTTGTGGTGGAGACGCGGGTATTCCAGGCGCCGAAGCATTACCTGTTCCCGATACCACAATCGGAGATCGATAAAAATCCCAACCTTTTACAAAGCCCGTACTGGTAA
- a CDS encoding SusC/RagA family TonB-linked outer membrane protein, protein MLLRSVAVPPFIILLIFALIAVPKTAVSQVDPAAGMISGKVLDDQGNKIEGATVTVEGASRSVVSDKEGVFQIEAGTSDVLIISSIGYKETAVPVKDQKILQVTLTRIVDNLNEVVVVGFGQQKKVAVTGAVSTLAVKEIQKFSTPSLSNAIAGKMPGIITRQASGEPGYDAAQVFIRGLATFGNNAPLILVDGVERNMNQINAQEVESFTILKDATATAVYGLRGANGVIIITTKRGQTGRPQVSFRAEAATLHALRFPEFISGYEYAGLWNEAAANNGLVARWKPEELQKFKDGSDPYLYPNSNWLDAVLKTNTWQTINNLSITGGSDIIKYYVNVGYTLQDGLYHTDPENEYNTNTRINRYNFRSNVDINVFKNFIIQLGLAGIIQKGNYPGFGAPDIFNAIRIISPIAYPIQNPDGSPGGSATYIGFNPWARATQSGYTMQDLNTQQSTFNATWDLSELVTPGLKVRGLFSYDRNSTTSNVRYKGFEVKQYLGKDDDGNDIYSNPFREEQAMTYSLSQNANRSIYLEGQVNYNRRFNLHDVGAMVIYNQTDYVNLTAGSSLFNLPYRKQGVAARVNYAYDNRYLLEGDLGYNGTENFPKGKRFGLFPAVSGGWIISNEKFWKVKFINQLKIRASYGIVGNDQIGGARFLFLTTTKLDGQSYYFGRDQQLYRGMEENQIGNPDVTWERARKTNIGLDLGLFDNKLTLQVDAFHEYRTGILLQRATVPDITGFYPWSIPNANLGIVKNKGIDGLLEFKNSSASGWFYNARVNLTYARNKVIENATAIPPYPYLETRGLRLGQSLGFVSNGYFKDAADIAMSPLQTFGPVRPGDIKYKDINGDGVIDAYDRIPIGNPRLPEMTFGFGGTIGYKNFDLSAYFTGAANTSLYIGGISMFPFYDGVGVGNITREYYDNRWTPETPDALYPAVDVGNNPNNFVLSDKWIRNGNYLRFRNAEIGYNQPVKSESSMFKAIRYFINGTNLFTWDHIKFMDPEATDGTFSYPLQRSVNFGIQVDFK, encoded by the coding sequence ATGTTATTAAGATCTGTCGCTGTGCCGCCGTTTATTATTTTGCTGATATTTGCGTTAATCGCAGTACCAAAAACCGCAGTATCGCAGGTTGATCCCGCTGCGGGAATGATCAGCGGCAAGGTGCTGGATGATCAGGGTAATAAGATCGAAGGGGCTACGGTTACCGTAGAAGGCGCATCCCGGTCGGTGGTATCCGATAAGGAAGGCGTATTCCAGATCGAAGCCGGCACCAGTGATGTATTGATCATTAGCAGTATTGGTTATAAAGAAACAGCAGTTCCGGTGAAGGATCAGAAGATCCTGCAGGTGACCCTGACGCGCATTGTAGATAACCTGAACGAAGTGGTGGTGGTCGGGTTCGGACAGCAGAAAAAGGTGGCCGTAACGGGGGCCGTATCCACGTTGGCGGTGAAAGAGATCCAGAAATTTTCCACCCCCTCCCTGTCCAATGCCATTGCAGGAAAGATGCCCGGTATCATTACCCGGCAGGCATCCGGCGAACCGGGGTATGATGCCGCTCAGGTATTCATCCGGGGGCTGGCCACCTTTGGAAACAATGCCCCGCTGATACTGGTGGATGGGGTGGAGCGGAATATGAACCAGATCAACGCGCAGGAAGTGGAAAGCTTCACTATTTTGAAAGATGCCACGGCAACCGCGGTATACGGCCTTCGCGGCGCCAATGGTGTCATTATCATCACCACTAAAAGAGGACAGACCGGAAGACCGCAGGTATCTTTCAGGGCAGAAGCGGCAACCCTGCATGCCCTGCGCTTTCCTGAATTTATCAGCGGATATGAGTATGCCGGCCTCTGGAATGAAGCGGCCGCCAACAACGGGCTTGTTGCACGTTGGAAACCCGAAGAACTGCAAAAATTCAAAGACGGCTCTGATCCCTATCTCTATCCGAATTCAAACTGGCTGGATGCGGTGTTAAAGACCAATACCTGGCAAACGATCAATAACCTCAGTATCACCGGCGGATCGGATATCATAAAATATTATGTGAATGTAGGGTATACCCTGCAGGACGGGCTGTACCACACAGATCCGGAGAACGAATACAATACCAATACCCGGATCAACCGGTACAATTTCCGCAGCAATGTAGACATCAACGTTTTTAAGAACTTCATCATACAACTGGGACTGGCGGGCATCATTCAGAAAGGGAACTATCCCGGGTTTGGAGCCCCGGATATCTTTAATGCCATCCGCATCATTTCGCCGATCGCTTATCCCATACAAAACCCGGATGGGTCACCGGGCGGCTCCGCTACCTATATCGGTTTTAACCCTTGGGCAAGGGCCACCCAGAGTGGCTATACCATGCAGGACCTGAATACACAGCAATCCACCTTTAATGCCACCTGGGACCTGTCGGAACTGGTAACACCGGGATTAAAAGTGCGCGGGCTTTTTTCCTACGACAGGAACAGTACTACCAGCAATGTGCGGTATAAGGGATTTGAAGTAAAGCAATACCTGGGTAAGGATGACGACGGCAATGATATTTATTCCAATCCGTTCCGTGAAGAACAGGCTATGACTTACAGTTTGTCGCAGAATGCTAACCGCTCGATCTATCTGGAAGGACAGGTGAATTACAACAGGCGGTTCAATCTGCATGATGTGGGTGCCATGGTGATCTACAACCAGACCGACTATGTAAATCTTACAGCAGGCAGCTCGCTCTTTAATCTTCCTTACCGGAAGCAGGGGGTAGCGGCGCGCGTGAATTATGCGTACGATAACCGTTATTTACTGGAGGGAGATCTCGGTTATAACGGAACGGAAAATTTTCCAAAAGGAAAACGCTTTGGCCTGTTTCCGGCTGTTTCGGGAGGATGGATCATCTCCAATGAAAAATTCTGGAAGGTGAAATTCATCAACCAGCTAAAAATCAGGGCCTCTTATGGTATTGTAGGCAACGACCAGATCGGCGGAGCGCGTTTCCTGTTCCTGACCACAACAAAACTGGATGGACAATCCTATTATTTCGGCCGCGACCAGCAACTATACAGAGGCATGGAAGAAAACCAGATCGGTAATCCGGATGTGACCTGGGAGCGCGCCCGCAAAACCAATATCGGCCTTGACCTGGGGCTGTTTGACAATAAGCTCACCCTGCAGGTGGATGCGTTTCATGAATACCGCACCGGCATCTTGCTACAGCGGGCCACCGTACCGGACATCACCGGTTTCTATCCCTGGTCGATACCCAATGCCAACCTGGGGATCGTTAAGAACAAGGGGATCGACGGCTTGCTTGAGTTTAAGAACAGCTCCGCTTCCGGGTGGTTTTACAACGCGCGTGTCAACCTTACCTATGCCCGGAATAAAGTGATCGAAAATGCCACCGCCATTCCCCCGTATCCTTATTTGGAAACAAGAGGCCTGCGGCTCGGCCAATCCCTGGGATTTGTATCCAACGGGTATTTCAAAGATGCGGCGGACATCGCTATGAGTCCCCTTCAGACATTTGGCCCGGTGCGTCCGGGCGATATCAAATACAAGGACATCAACGGAGACGGGGTCATTGATGCCTACGACCGCATCCCCATCGGCAATCCGCGACTGCCGGAAATGACATTTGGCTTTGGAGGTACCATCGGGTACAAAAATTTTGACCTGAGCGCCTATTTCACCGGGGCTGCCAATACCAGTCTGTATATAGGCGGCATCTCGATGTTTCCTTTTTATGATGGTGTGGGTGTGGGCAACATCACAAGGGAATATTATGACAACCGCTGGACACCGGAAACGCCGGATGCCTTATACCCCGCCGTGGATGTGGGAAACAATCCGAACAATTTTGTCCTGTCCGATAAATGGATCCGCAATGGCAATTACCTGCGTTTCCGGAATGCCGAGATCGGGTACAACCAGCCGGTAAAAAGCGAAAGCAGCATGTTTAAAGCGATCCGGTATTTTATCAATGGCACCAACCTGTTTACCTGGGATCATATCAAATTTATGGATCCGGAAGCGACCGACGGCACGTTCAGTTATCCCCTGCAGCGTTCGGTGAATTTCGGTATACAGGTTGATTTTAAATAA
- a CDS encoding DeoR/GlpR family DNA-binding transcription regulator, translating into MLKEERQKLIMKEINLHNKVLSTDLSVMLGVSEDTVRRDMKDLADTGKIIKVHGGAINKSLVSSFSVDNEVYAKEAKQIIAQKALSLLKNDMVVLCEGGTTLQELTYVIPENLKLTIFTVSPQVAILLSRHANLEVITIGGRLNKNGNVHVGATVINQLNAIKADLCLMGVNALSAEGLTDIDWEAVQVNKAMIENSRKTALLTISEKLNVSKRFKVSELDEIHYLITELEPGDQQLAVYRDAGIRIQ; encoded by the coding sequence ATGTTAAAAGAGGAAAGACAAAAGCTGATCATGAAGGAGATCAACCTTCATAATAAGGTGTTATCGACCGATCTGAGCGTGATGCTGGGCGTATCGGAGGATACGGTAAGAAGGGATATGAAAGACCTGGCGGATACCGGCAAGATCATCAAAGTGCATGGCGGCGCCATCAATAAGTCGCTGGTGTCGTCTTTCTCTGTTGATAACGAGGTATACGCCAAAGAGGCCAAACAGATCATTGCACAAAAAGCGCTTTCCCTGCTCAAAAACGATATGGTGGTGTTGTGCGAAGGCGGTACCACCTTGCAGGAACTGACTTATGTGATACCCGAAAATCTCAAGCTGACCATATTTACGGTAAGTCCGCAGGTCGCCATCCTGCTTTCGCGCCATGCCAACCTGGAAGTGATCACCATCGGGGGAAGGTTAAATAAAAACGGGAATGTCCATGTGGGTGCCACCGTCATCAATCAGCTGAATGCCATCAAGGCCGACCTCTGCCTGATGGGGGTCAATGCCCTTTCGGCCGAAGGCCTGACCGATATCGATTGGGAAGCGGTGCAGGTCAACAAAGCCATGATCGAGAACTCGAGGAAGACCGCCCTGCTGACCATCTCCGAAAAACTGAATGTTTCCAAACGCTTCAAGGTATCGGAGCTGGATGAGATCCACTACCTGATCACCGAGCTGGAGCCGGGGGATCAGCAATTGGCAGTTTACCGGGATGCCGGCATCCGGATCCAGTAA